Sequence from the Mesorhizobium sp. PAMC28654 genome:
CATTCTTGTCCTTGGCGCGGGCGATGAATTCCGGGATGTGATCGACATGGCCGATCTCGCCCAGCATGTTCAGTGCCGCTTCATTGGCGCCGCCATGGGCCGGGCCCCACAGGCAGGCGATGCCGGCGGCGATGCAAGCGAACGGATTGGCGCCCGACGAGCCCGCGAGGCGAACCGTCGAGGTCGAGGCGTTCTGCTCGTGATCGGCGTGCAGGATGAAGATGCGCTCCATGGCGCGCGCCAGCACCGGGTTGATCTTGTATTCCTCGCACGGCACGGCAAAGCACATGTGCAGGAAGTTGGCCGCGAAATTCAGCTCGTTCTTCGGGTAAATGAAGGGCTGGCCGATGTGGTATTTGTAAGCCATGGCCGCGATCGTCGGCATCTTGGCGATCAGCCGCATGGAGGCAATCATGCGCTGGTACGGGTCGGAGATGTCGGTGGAGTCGTGGTAGAAGGCCGATAGAGCGCCGACCACGCCGCACATGACCGCCATAGGGTGCGCATCGCGGCGGAAGCCCGTGAAGAAACGCGACATCTGCTCGTGCACCATGGTGTGGCGCGTCACGCGGTAATCGAAATCGTCCTTCTGCGCCTTGGTCGGCAATTCGCCGTAAAGCAGCAGGTAGCAGACCTCGAGGAAGTCGCCATGTTCGGCCAACTGGTCGATCGGATAGCCGCGGTGAAGGAGGATGCCGGCGTCCCCGTCGATGAAGGTGATTTCCGACTCGCAGCTTGCCGTCGAGGTGAAGCCGGGATCGTAGGTGAAGGCGCCGGTGGTGCTGTAGAGCGTGGCTATGTCGATGACATCGGGACCGACAGAGCCGCTTCGCACCTTGAATTCATGAGTCTTGCCCGCGAATTCAAGCTTTGCCGTAGCCTCTTGGGTTTTGCCGCCAAATTCCAGTTTTGTCGCAGCTTCGGTCATTGCAAACTCCTTCTTGTTTCCTCATGCCGGCAAAGGCAAATTCTGCAAAGCGACACGTCGAAATCACCGGAATGCGCGTATTCGCCACCGCATTTTGGGGGGTGCGTGCCAGATTGGGCCAAGGCCTAATGTTGCACTGCGAAACGCACCTTTCAATGCCAATCTTCTTGGGCCAGATTGCTCCTAATCGATTTGGTCCGCTATACGCGCCAGGCTCTCGTCACGCCCGAGCACGGCAAGCACGTCGAACACTCCTGGCGAAGTGCTTTTTCCGGTCAATGCAGCGCGCAACGGTTGGGCCACGGCCCCTAACTTGTGACCGCCAGCCAGTGCATAGTCACGAATCGCGGCCTCCGCCGCGGCAGCCGTCCATTCGCCTAGAAGCGCGTTCAAAGCTTCGTGAGCGC
This genomic interval carries:
- the gltA gene encoding citrate synthase; translated protein: MTEAATKLEFGGKTQEATAKLEFAGKTHEFKVRSGSVGPDVIDIATLYSTTGAFTYDPGFTSTASCESEITFIDGDAGILLHRGYPIDQLAEHGDFLEVCYLLLYGELPTKAQKDDFDYRVTRHTMVHEQMSRFFTGFRRDAHPMAVMCGVVGALSAFYHDSTDISDPYQRMIASMRLIAKMPTIAAMAYKYHIGQPFIYPKNELNFAANFLHMCFAVPCEEYKINPVLARAMERIFILHADHEQNASTSTVRLAGSSGANPFACIAAGIACLWGPAHGGANEAALNMLGEIGHVDHIPEFIARAKDKNDPFRLMGFGHRVYKNYDPRAKIMQKTAHEVLGELGIKDDPLLDIAMELEKIALTDPYFIEKKLYPNVDFYSGITLKALGFPTTMFTVLFAVARTVGWIAQWKEMIEDPRQKIGRPRQLYTGAPERDYVPIAKR